The Manihot esculenta cultivar AM560-2 chromosome 1, M.esculenta_v8, whole genome shotgun sequence genome has a window encoding:
- the LOC110619014 gene encoding short-chain dehydrogenase TIC 32, chloroplastic isoform X3 — MRFSEWMNRSCFSGYSTAEEVTQGIDGSALTAIITGASSGIGAETTRVLALRGVHVIMAVRNTEAGRNVKQAILKQIPTAKIDVMELDLSSMDSVRKFASQYISLDLPLNILINNAGFYSTKSIPSKHNIELHFATNHLGHFLLTNLLLETMKKTAEKSKEEGRIINVSSVAHHYASTISFDKINITSSYLDPLAYARSKLANILHANELARRLKEEGVSITANSLHPGVIDTKILRSEGFRGNLSR, encoded by the exons ATGAGGTTCTCTGAGTGGATGAATAGATCTTGCTTCTCAGGCTATTCCACAGCAGAAGAGGTCACACAAGGAATCGATGGATCTGCTCTCACTGCCATCATCACAG GAGCATCGAGTGGGATTGGAGCAGAGACAACCAGAGTTCTTGCATTGCGAGGTGTTCATGTGATTATGGCAGTGAGGAATACAGAAGCTGGTAGGAATGTAAAACAGGCAATTCTTAAACAAATCCCAACTGCTAAGATTGATGTTATGGAATTAGACCTCAGCTCCATGGACTCTGTCAGGAAATTTGCTTCACAATACATCTCCTTGGACCTTCCTTTGAATATTCTCAT taataatGCAGGATTTTATTCAACCAAATCCATCCCTTCCAAACATAATATAGAACTCCACTTTGCAACCAACCATCTAG GTCATTTTCTTTTGACAAATCTTTTGCTGGAGACCATGAAAAAAACAGCAGAGAAAAGTAAAGAAGAAGGAAGGATCATCAACGTATCATCAGTGGCTCACCATTATGCTTCAACTATTTCTTTTGACAAAATCAATATTACATCAAg TTACCTCGACCCCTTGGCTTACGCACGATCGAAGTTGGCTAATATATTGCATGCTAACGAGCTTGCAAGACGCTTGAAG GAAGAAGGAGTTAGCATAACTGCTAACTCACTCCATCCTGGAGTAATTGATACTAAAATTTTGCGCAGCGAGGGTTTTAGAG GAAATTTGTCGCGATGA
- the LOC110619014 gene encoding short-chain dehydrogenase TIC 32, chloroplastic isoform X2, giving the protein MRFSEWMNRSCFSGYSTAEEVTQGIDGSALTAIITGASSGIGAETTRVLALRGVHVIMAVRNTEAGRNVKQAILKQIPTAKIDVMELDLSSMDSVRKFASQYISLDLPLNILINNAGFYSTKSIPSKHNIELHFATNHLGHFLLTNLLLETMKKTAEKSKEEGRIINVSSVAHHYASTISFDKINITSSYLDPLAYARSKLANILHANELARRLKEEGVSITANSLHPGVIDTKILRSEGFRVLFMMIRKFVAMKNVQQTYDSFSEREFRDTRLSKV; this is encoded by the exons ATGAGGTTCTCTGAGTGGATGAATAGATCTTGCTTCTCAGGCTATTCCACAGCAGAAGAGGTCACACAAGGAATCGATGGATCTGCTCTCACTGCCATCATCACAG GAGCATCGAGTGGGATTGGAGCAGAGACAACCAGAGTTCTTGCATTGCGAGGTGTTCATGTGATTATGGCAGTGAGGAATACAGAAGCTGGTAGGAATGTAAAACAGGCAATTCTTAAACAAATCCCAACTGCTAAGATTGATGTTATGGAATTAGACCTCAGCTCCATGGACTCTGTCAGGAAATTTGCTTCACAATACATCTCCTTGGACCTTCCTTTGAATATTCTCAT taataatGCAGGATTTTATTCAACCAAATCCATCCCTTCCAAACATAATATAGAACTCCACTTTGCAACCAACCATCTAG GTCATTTTCTTTTGACAAATCTTTTGCTGGAGACCATGAAAAAAACAGCAGAGAAAAGTAAAGAAGAAGGAAGGATCATCAACGTATCATCAGTGGCTCACCATTATGCTTCAACTATTTCTTTTGACAAAATCAATATTACATCAAg TTACCTCGACCCCTTGGCTTACGCACGATCGAAGTTGGCTAATATATTGCATGCTAACGAGCTTGCAAGACGCTTGAAG GAAGAAGGAGTTAGCATAACTGCTAACTCACTCCATCCTGGAGTAATTGATACTAAAATTTTGCGCAGCGAGGGTTTTAGAG TTCTTTTTATGATGATTAGGAAATTTGTCGCGATGAAAAATGTCCAGCAG